One segment of Agrococcus sp. ProA11 DNA contains the following:
- a CDS encoding superoxide dismutase, with amino-acid sequence MAVYTLPDLPYDYAALEPHISAKIMELHHDKHHKAYVDGANTALEKLASARDADDFGAINKLEKDLAFNLGGHTNHTIFWNNLAGDGGGEPEGELQAAISEFFGDFAKFQAHFTANATGIQGSGWSVLAWDSIASRLNIFQLFDQQGNVPVGTQPILMLDMWEHAFYLDYLNVKADYVKAFWNIVNWQDAQARFDAAKAQTSGLIVR; translated from the coding sequence ATGGCCGTCTACACCCTTCCCGATCTGCCGTACGACTACGCGGCACTCGAGCCCCACATCTCCGCGAAGATCATGGAGCTGCACCACGACAAGCACCACAAGGCGTACGTCGACGGAGCGAACACGGCGCTCGAGAAGCTCGCGTCCGCGCGCGACGCCGACGACTTCGGAGCGATCAACAAGCTCGAGAAGGACCTCGCGTTCAATCTCGGCGGGCACACGAACCACACGATCTTCTGGAACAACCTCGCCGGCGACGGCGGCGGCGAGCCCGAGGGCGAGCTGCAGGCCGCGATCTCGGAGTTCTTCGGCGACTTCGCGAAGTTCCAGGCGCACTTCACCGCCAACGCCACCGGCATCCAGGGCTCCGGCTGGTCGGTGCTCGCGTGGGACTCGATCGCCTCGCGGCTGAACATCTTCCAGCTGTTCGACCAGCAGGGCAACGTCCCGGTCGGCACGCAGCCCATCCTCATGCTCGACATGTGGGAGCACGCGTTCTACCTCGACTACCTCAACGTCAAGGCCGACTACGTCAAGGCGTTCTGGAACATCGTGAACTGGCAGGACGCGCAGGCACGCTTCGACGCCGCCAAGGCGCAGACCTCCGGACTCATCGTCCGCTGA
- a CDS encoding RNA polymerase-binding protein RbpA: MASGGSAIRGSRVGAGPMGEQDRGFHAERVAISYWDAMGNETVRYFAADLPEDEIPEVIDSPSTGLPAGRDKEHPPQVAKNEPYKTHLAYVKERRTPEEAVELLDEALQKLRSAEGRG, translated from the coding sequence ATGGCTTCTGGAGGCAGTGCGATCCGCGGCTCGCGCGTCGGCGCGGGCCCCATGGGGGAGCAGGACAGGGGATTCCACGCCGAGCGCGTCGCGATCTCCTACTGGGACGCCATGGGCAACGAGACCGTCCGCTACTTCGCGGCCGATCTCCCCGAGGACGAGATCCCCGAGGTCATCGATTCGCCGTCCACCGGCCTGCCGGCCGGTCGCGACAAGGAGCACCCGCCCCAGGTCGCGAAGAACGAGCCCTACAAGACGCACCTCGCGTACGTGAAGGAGCGCCGCACGCCGGAAGAGGCCGTCGAGCTGCTCGATGAGGCGCTGCAGAAGCTGCGCTCGGCGGAGGGCCGCGGCTGA
- the whiA gene encoding DNA-binding protein WhiA: MALTDDVKEELARVRVTRPQTKAAEVATLLRFAGGLHVISNRVAVESELDSAAAARRLAKSILELYGVRAEIAKIASSTNRTSGAYLVRVIAEGETLARQTGLMDARRRPVRGLPNKVTTGSLEDLAGIWRGAFLAQGTLSDPGRSAALEVVCPGNEAAMALVGAAGRLGIPAKSREVRGAHRVVIREGEPISRMLTTMGALETVQAWAELRQRREVRATANRLVNFDDANLRRSAQAAVAACARIERALEILGPEVPEHLAYAGRLRLEHRDASLDELGHLASPTMTKDAVAGRIRRLLAMADRSAQDQGIPNTEAAVPEDIDV, from the coding sequence GTGGCATTGACCGACGACGTCAAGGAGGAGCTCGCGCGGGTTCGCGTGACGCGGCCCCAGACGAAGGCGGCCGAAGTCGCGACGCTGCTGCGGTTCGCCGGCGGGCTGCACGTGATCTCGAACCGCGTCGCGGTGGAGAGCGAGCTCGACTCCGCCGCTGCCGCGCGTCGGCTCGCCAAGAGCATCCTCGAGCTGTACGGCGTGCGGGCCGAGATCGCGAAGATCGCATCCTCGACGAACCGCACCAGCGGCGCCTACCTGGTGCGCGTGATCGCCGAGGGCGAGACGCTCGCTCGGCAGACGGGCCTGATGGACGCCCGCCGGCGCCCGGTGCGCGGTCTGCCCAACAAGGTCACCACGGGCTCGCTCGAGGACCTCGCCGGCATCTGGCGCGGTGCGTTCCTCGCCCAGGGCACGCTGTCCGACCCGGGTCGCTCCGCCGCCCTCGAGGTCGTCTGTCCCGGCAACGAGGCAGCGATGGCCCTCGTCGGCGCCGCCGGTCGCCTCGGCATCCCGGCGAAGTCCCGCGAGGTGCGCGGGGCGCACCGCGTCGTCATCCGGGAGGGCGAGCCGATCTCGCGGATGCTCACCACCATGGGCGCGCTCGAGACCGTGCAGGCGTGGGCCGAGCTGCGGCAGCGCCGCGAGGTGCGCGCCACCGCGAACCGGCTGGTGAACTTCGACGACGCGAACCTGCGCCGCAGTGCCCAGGCGGCCGTGGCCGCGTGCGCGCGGATCGAGCGCGCGCTCGAGATCCTCGGGCCGGAGGTGCCGGAGCACCTCGCCTACGCGGGCAGGCTGCGGCTCGAGCACCGCGACGCGAGCCTCGACGAGCTGGGCCACCTCGCCAGCCCCACCATGACCAAGGACGCCGTCGCCGGCCGCATCCGTCGGCTCCTGGCGATGGCCGACCGCTCCGCCCAGGACCAGGGCATCCCGAACACCGAGGCTGCCGTTCCGGAGGACATCGACGTGTGA
- the rapZ gene encoding RNase adapter RapZ has product MSGAGRTTVANALEDLGWFVVDNLPPTMLRALVRTAATDASTESRLAIVVDVRGGVLFDDAKRFVEMLRAEHSVRVVFLEASDAELVRRYEAVRRPHPLQGDGTILDGIRMERTRLEPLRGMANDLLDTTGLNPHQLTRRVGERFAPGGELEVTLTVMSFGFKYGLPVDADLIADLRFLPNPFWNADLRAHNGTDAVVSEFVLQQEGAMEFADKYVEALRPVLAGYARENKLHAVLGVGCTGGKHRSVAMAEHLAKQLSGTPGLRIAVKHRDLGRE; this is encoded by the coding sequence ACAACCTGCCGCCCACCATGCTGCGTGCGCTCGTGCGGACCGCCGCCACGGATGCCTCCACCGAGTCCAGGCTCGCCATCGTCGTCGACGTGCGCGGCGGCGTGCTGTTCGACGACGCCAAGCGCTTCGTCGAGATGCTGCGCGCCGAGCACAGCGTGCGCGTGGTCTTCCTGGAGGCGAGCGATGCCGAGCTCGTGCGTCGCTACGAGGCGGTGCGCCGGCCGCACCCGCTGCAGGGCGACGGCACGATCCTCGACGGCATCCGCATGGAGCGCACCAGGCTCGAGCCGCTGCGCGGCATGGCCAACGATCTGCTCGACACCACGGGCCTCAACCCGCACCAGCTCACCAGGCGAGTGGGGGAGCGCTTCGCGCCCGGCGGCGAGCTGGAGGTCACGCTCACCGTCATGAGCTTCGGGTTCAAGTACGGGCTGCCGGTCGACGCCGACCTGATCGCCGACCTGCGCTTCCTGCCCAACCCGTTCTGGAACGCCGACCTGCGCGCGCACAACGGCACCGACGCCGTCGTGTCGGAGTTCGTGCTGCAGCAGGAGGGGGCGATGGAGTTCGCCGACAAGTACGTCGAAGCGCTGCGGCCCGTGCTCGCGGGCTATGCGCGCGAGAACAAGCTGCACGCCGTCCTGGGAGTAGGGTGCACCGGTGGCAAGCACCGGTCGGTTGCGATGGCCGAGCACCTGGCCAAGCAGCTCTCCGGCACACCGGGACTGCGCATCGCGGTGAAGCACCGAGACCTGGGGCGCGAATGA
- the tpiA gene encoding triose-phosphate isomerase, translating into MGREMMGDRIPLIAGNWKLHQDHLQAIALVQKLAWTLQDGRHDHAAVEVAVFPPFTDLRSVQTLIAAEKFELRFGAQDVSQHESGAHTGEVAASMLAKLECSYAIVGHSERRQDHGETDALVGRKAAAALGAGVTPIICVGETEADLEQHGAAAVPVQQLRDVLAELPASGDIVVAYEPVWAIGSGKAATADQAQQVCQALRQAIAEMRGDEAAAATRILYGGSVKSGNIAGFMREPDVDGALVGGASLDAAEFAAIARFQQHVGT; encoded by the coding sequence ATGGGAAGGGAAATGATGGGCGACCGCATTCCGCTGATCGCGGGCAACTGGAAGCTGCACCAGGATCACCTGCAGGCGATCGCGCTGGTGCAGAAGCTGGCGTGGACGCTGCAGGACGGTCGGCACGATCACGCCGCCGTCGAGGTCGCGGTGTTCCCGCCGTTCACCGACCTGCGCAGTGTGCAGACGCTGATCGCTGCGGAGAAGTTCGAGCTGCGCTTCGGGGCGCAGGATGTCTCGCAGCACGAGTCCGGTGCGCACACGGGCGAGGTCGCTGCCTCGATGCTCGCGAAGCTCGAATGCTCCTACGCGATCGTCGGCCACTCCGAGCGACGACAGGATCACGGCGAGACCGACGCGCTCGTGGGCAGGAAGGCTGCCGCCGCCCTCGGTGCCGGCGTCACGCCCATCATCTGCGTCGGCGAGACCGAGGCCGACCTCGAGCAGCACGGCGCGGCGGCCGTGCCCGTGCAGCAGCTGCGGGACGTGCTCGCCGAGCTGCCCGCGAGCGGAGACATCGTGGTCGCGTACGAGCCGGTCTGGGCCATCGGTTCCGGCAAGGCGGCGACCGCCGATCAGGCGCAGCAGGTCTGCCAGGCGCTCCGCCAGGCGATCGCCGAGATGCGCGGCGACGAGGCCGCCGCCGCGACGCGCATCCTGTACGGCGGCAGTGTGAAGTCGGGCAACATCGCCGGGTTCATGCGCGAGCCGGATGTGGATGGCGCGCTCGTCGGCGGGGCGAGCCTGGATGCGGCGGAGTTCGCCGCCATCGCCCGATTCCAGCAGCACGTCGGCACCTGA
- the gap gene encoding type I glyceraldehyde-3-phosphate dehydrogenase: MTLKVAINGFGRIGRNFVRAALAQGADMDIVAVNDLTDNKTLAHLLKYDSVSGPIDAAVSSDEGTITVGDVTFRALEEKDPAQLPWAELEVDIVIESTGRFTKVEDASAHLTAGAKKVILSAPAKGPAPTFVMGVNHETYDPETDHVISNASCTTNCLAPLAQVLLENFGLERGLMTTVHAYTADQNLQDGPHSDLRRARAAALSIIPTSTGAAKAIGLVIPELNGLLDGYALRVPTPTGSITDLTVKTRDGLTVDEVNAAYKAAAESGPLKGFLQYTEDEIVSADIIGNPYSSIFDSGLTRVLGDQVKVSSWYDNEWGYSCRLVDLAAHVGSKL; the protein is encoded by the coding sequence ATGACTCTGAAAGTAGCCATCAACGGCTTCGGTCGAATCGGCCGCAACTTCGTGCGTGCAGCGCTTGCCCAGGGCGCTGACATGGACATCGTCGCGGTCAACGACCTCACCGACAACAAGACGCTCGCGCACCTGCTGAAGTACGACTCGGTCTCCGGTCCGATCGACGCGGCCGTGTCCTCCGACGAGGGCACGATCACGGTCGGCGACGTCACGTTCCGCGCGCTCGAGGAGAAGGACCCCGCGCAGCTGCCGTGGGCCGAGCTCGAGGTCGACATCGTGATCGAGTCCACCGGTCGCTTCACCAAGGTCGAGGATGCCTCTGCGCACCTCACGGCGGGCGCGAAGAAGGTCATCCTCTCCGCACCGGCCAAGGGGCCTGCCCCAACCTTCGTGATGGGTGTGAACCACGAGACCTACGACCCGGAGACCGACCACGTCATCTCCAACGCGTCCTGCACGACGAACTGCCTCGCGCCGCTCGCGCAGGTGCTGCTCGAGAACTTCGGTCTCGAGCGCGGCCTGATGACGACGGTGCACGCCTACACCGCCGATCAGAACCTGCAGGACGGCCCGCACAGCGACCTCCGCCGTGCCCGTGCTGCGGCGCTCTCGATCATCCCCACGTCGACGGGCGCGGCGAAGGCCATCGGCCTCGTCATCCCGGAGCTGAACGGCCTGCTCGACGGCTACGCGCTGCGCGTGCCCACGCCCACCGGCTCGATCACCGACCTCACCGTGAAGACCCGCGACGGTCTCACGGTCGACGAGGTGAATGCGGCCTACAAGGCGGCCGCCGAGTCCGGGCCGCTCAAGGGCTTCCTGCAGTACACCGAGGATGAGATCGTCTCCGCCGACATCATCGGCAACCCGTACTCGTCGATCTTCGACTCCGGTCTCACGCGTGTGCTGGGCGACCAGGTCAAGGTCTCGTCCTGGTACGACAACGAGTGGGGCTACTCCTGCCGGCTCGTCGACCTGGCGGCGCACGTCGGCTCGAAGCTCTGA
- the pgl gene encoding 6-phosphogluconolactonase, producing the protein MTVIVHDDRATLVERTADRLATLLGELIASQGRATVAVTGGSVGIALLAELADREIEWQRVRITWSDERYVASDSPDRNAVQAREALLDRVPIPAENIRELPADDGTPLADAAAAGTALLRELGPIDLTLLGMGPDAHIASLFPGHAGVHEAGVAVIGVTDSPKPPPERLSFTVDAINASDRVWLVIAGADKAPAVALARSGASAADAPAGTAHGRHETLMLLDAEAAALLEEGGR; encoded by the coding sequence ATGACCGTCATCGTCCACGACGACCGAGCGACGCTCGTCGAGCGCACTGCCGACCGGCTCGCGACCCTGCTCGGCGAGCTGATCGCCTCCCAGGGGCGCGCGACCGTCGCGGTCACGGGAGGCTCGGTGGGGATCGCCCTGCTCGCCGAGCTCGCCGACCGCGAGATCGAGTGGCAGCGCGTGCGCATCACCTGGAGCGATGAGCGCTACGTGGCGTCCGACTCCCCCGACCGCAATGCCGTGCAGGCGCGCGAGGCGCTGCTCGACCGGGTGCCGATCCCGGCGGAGAACATCCGAGAGCTCCCCGCCGACGACGGCACGCCGCTCGCGGATGCCGCAGCAGCGGGCACGGCGCTGCTGCGCGAGCTCGGCCCGATCGACCTGACGCTGCTGGGCATGGGCCCCGACGCGCACATCGCCTCGCTCTTCCCCGGCCATGCCGGCGTGCACGAGGCCGGCGTCGCCGTCATCGGCGTGACCGATTCCCCCAAGCCGCCGCCGGAGCGGCTGAGCTTCACGGTGGACGCGATCAATGCATCCGACCGCGTCTGGCTCGTGATCGCGGGCGCCGACAAGGCACCCGCCGTCGCGCTCGCACGCAGTGGCGCGTCCGCTGCCGACGCGCCGGCAGGCACCGCGCACGGCCGGCACGAGACGCTCATGCTGCTGGACGCCGAAGCGGCCGCGCTCCTGGAGGAGGGCGGCCGCTGA
- a CDS encoding phosphoglycerate kinase, giving the protein MAIRTLSSLGDLAGKTILIRCDFNVPLEDGTITDEGRIVASLPTLRALLEQGAKVVAMSHLGRPKGEPDPQYSLAPVAERLRELLAADVAFATDTVGEDARRVRDALEGGQLALLENLRFNPGETSKDSAEREAFAAQLAEGADAFVSDGFGVVHREQASVFEIAAALPSAAGLLVERELEVLSRLTESPERPYAVVLGGSKVSDKLGVIEHLLPRVDRLLIGGGMLFTFLKAQGHGVGSSLLEEDQLDRVRGYLQQADELGVELLLPTDVVVAAAFAADAEHETVAADAIERSSFGTAGIGLDIGPDSAAAFADAIRSATTVFWNGPMGVFEMEAFAAGTRTVAEALTQTDGLAVVGGGDSAAAVRKLGFDDAAFGHISTGGGASLEFLEGSRLPGLEALGWEGK; this is encoded by the coding sequence ATGGCGATCCGCACCCTCTCCTCGCTCGGCGATCTCGCCGGGAAGACCATCCTGATCCGCTGCGACTTCAACGTGCCGCTGGAGGATGGGACCATCACCGACGAGGGCCGGATCGTCGCATCGCTGCCGACCCTTCGCGCCCTGCTCGAGCAGGGCGCGAAGGTCGTGGCGATGTCGCATCTGGGCCGCCCCAAGGGCGAACCGGATCCGCAGTACTCGCTCGCGCCGGTCGCCGAGCGCCTGCGCGAGCTGCTGGCCGCCGACGTCGCGTTCGCGACCGACACCGTCGGCGAGGATGCTCGCCGGGTGCGGGACGCGCTCGAGGGCGGGCAGCTCGCGCTGCTCGAGAACCTGCGCTTCAATCCGGGCGAGACGAGCAAGGACAGCGCGGAGCGCGAGGCCTTCGCCGCGCAGCTCGCGGAGGGCGCGGACGCCTTCGTCTCGGACGGCTTCGGCGTCGTGCATCGCGAGCAGGCCAGCGTCTTCGAGATCGCCGCGGCGCTCCCGAGCGCGGCCGGCCTGCTCGTCGAGCGCGAGCTGGAGGTGCTCTCGCGGCTCACCGAGTCCCCGGAGCGCCCCTACGCGGTGGTGCTGGGCGGCTCCAAGGTGAGCGACAAGCTGGGCGTGATCGAGCACCTTTTGCCACGCGTGGACCGGCTGCTCATCGGCGGCGGCATGCTCTTCACGTTCCTGAAGGCGCAGGGCCACGGCGTCGGCTCGAGCCTGCTCGAGGAGGACCAGCTCGATCGCGTGCGAGGCTACCTGCAGCAGGCAGACGAGCTCGGCGTCGAGCTGCTGCTGCCGACCGATGTGGTCGTCGCGGCGGCGTTCGCGGCTGACGCCGAGCACGAGACGGTCGCGGCAGACGCGATCGAGCGCTCGAGCTTCGGCACGGCGGGCATCGGGCTCGACATCGGACCCGACTCCGCAGCGGCATTCGCCGACGCGATCCGCAGCGCCACCACCGTCTTCTGGAACGGGCCCATGGGCGTGTTCGAGATGGAGGCGTTCGCGGCGGGCACGCGCACCGTCGCCGAGGCCCTGACGCAGACCGACGGCCTCGCCGTGGTCGGCGGCGGCGACTCCGCGGCTGCCGTGCGCAAGCTGGGCTTCGACGATGCGGCATTCGGCCACATCTCCACCGGTGGCGGTGCGAGTCTCGAGTTCCTCGAGGGCTCGCGCCTGCCCGGACTGGAAGCACTCGGATGGGAAGGGAAATGA
- the secG gene encoding preprotein translocase subunit SecG encodes MEILQIIMQVILGVTSVLLTLFILLHKGRGGGLSDMFGGGVGSSMGSSGVAERNLNTITVVVSLAWLASIIVLGLITKFAGI; translated from the coding sequence GTGGAGATTCTCCAGATCATCATGCAGGTGATCCTCGGTGTCACTTCGGTGCTGCTGACGCTGTTCATCCTGCTGCACAAGGGCCGAGGCGGTGGCCTCTCCGACATGTTCGGCGGTGGCGTCGGCTCGTCCATGGGCTCGTCGGGCGTCGCCGAGCGGAACCTGAACACGATCACCGTCGTGGTGAGCCTCGCCTGGCTCGCCTCCATCATCGTGCTCGGCCTCATCACCAAGTTTGCAGGTATCTGA